The genomic window TTCGCCAAGCAAGACCCGGCGGCCATCGGCCCGCAGCACGCTATGGCGTTTCGAGATGGTGTCGCGCGCGGGCAGGCCTGCAAACCGCCCGTCATCGCCCAGCAGCACATAAGACGGGCTGAGCGGGAAGAAATCATGGAACAGAATCTCCAGCCGGTCCTGCGCCCCGCGTTTCAGACGGGTCAGAAACCCGGGCAGAGAGGCCGGATCACGATCGCCGACACCACAGGAATAGATCACATGGCGCGCCGGGATACAGGCCAGCAAATCGGCCACGAGATCAAGGCTGTCTGCGGCGCCTGTGATCCGCCCCCGGCCTGTGTGCAGGTCAACCTGCATCCGGGGCCCGCTGCCGACCCTCAACACAATTATCGGGGTGCCCGTGGCTATGTGGCGGGTGATCTCACGCTCAAGACAGGTTTCGGCCCCGCCGCCCAGACTATGGGCCAGATAGATCGGCAAAGGGTCTGGTGACAGGCTGGCCGCCCAGGCAATGGCCAGGGCAACACGGCCCGCTGCCAGCGGATCAGCGGCGATGAAATTCTGCACATCGGCGTCAAAGCGGGGATAGCGCCGGGTCAGGATTATGCCGCTTTGGCGCAGCAATTCCTGCTTTTGCACCTGCCCGAAGCTTTCGCCGCCGCGATGTTCGACAAACAGCCCGGACAGCCCCAGATGCCTGCCACCAAGCGCTTTCACCTTCTGGCACCAGTCAACCTCTTCGCCATACCCCCGCCCGAAACCGGTATCGAATTGCGGCACCCGGGCCAGATAGGCGTGATTGATCGCCATACAAAACCCGACGGCTGTTGGCGCCGCGCCTTGCGTGATCCCGGGGGTAAGCCGCCGCGCGACCCGGTCAATCGCCTCGGCCTGACCCGGGGCCAGGGTGCTGGGCTGGCAGATCAGCGGAACCGAATAGATTTCCGCATCGTTTGACATCGGGGTGACGCTGGCAACGGTTTCGTCTTCGCAGATAGGGCGTAGCAGGCGACTGGCCCAGCCTTCGGGCACAAGGGCGTCAGAATTCAGCAGGATGATGTGATTGCCCAATGTGTCTGCGCGCTGCAACCCGAGGTTGACGCTGCCGACAAAGCCCAGATTTTCGCGGTTCTCGATCAACTCGACCGGGGCGCCGGGGCCCAACCCGTCCCGCCAGTGCCGCAGAAAGGGCCGCACCGCCAGATCGGTGGAACAATCCTCGATCACGATCAGCCGAAATGGCAGATCTGTGTGTCGCAAGACCCGGTCCAGCATCTCGGGCAGCAGCGAAAACGCATTATGGATCGGCAGGATGAGTGTGACGGGCGTGGCCGGGGGGATCCTGGGCGGCGTGTCGGCGGGCAGAAAAAGCCTGTCCGGCATCGTCGTGCTGTGCGAAGGGCGATCATCCAGCGCAAGCGCGGATCTGAGCAGCCCCCGCTGCCTGTCATCATTGGTCAGGCGCCAGCGCAGGAAAAGCGGCAGGGACCGCGCCAGCCGCCCCAGAAAGCCGGGAAGCAGGCCAAGCCGCGCCATGGCCATGGGCAGACCGCCGGGCCCCGGGACCGGTTGGTCATAATGCAGCCCGTCGGCAATGGTGGTGATTGTCAGCCCGACATTGCCACGGGGCAGGCGCAATTCGAACCCCAGTTGCTGATGATCCGGCATGCCCGGCACCCCGGTCACATCAGGCCGGGCGATATTTGGGCGCATATCGGCAGATTGCCTGCCATCGCCCAGCACGACCCGGGAGGCCAGACACCAGCCGACCATATGCACATGATCCCGGGTCAGATCATAGAAATCGACATATCCCAACGGGGTCTCAGGGTCCGGGCCCAAAGGAAACCCGCGCACCCGCGTGATGATATGCTGATCCACATATCTGCGGAACACCGATTGCAGGCTTGATATCATCGCCGCCCGGAACGCCCGTCAGACCGCGTATCAACCCCATATATGGCCATCGCGGCAAAAGCCGCAGACGGGGTTTCTATCGCTTCGGTCTGACATTCCGCACCACCCCGCATCACCCACCTGCCCGGCGGCACCGCCGGGCAGCGCCCCCTCGGTTCGGGCGCTGCCCTCTGCGCAATGCATATATGTTGCAGAATTTTGGGCCGAAGCTTTAAGAAACCAGACACTTTACGCACCATCTCTTCCT from Rhodophyticola sp. CCM32 includes these protein-coding regions:
- a CDS encoding glycosyltransferase, which gives rise to MISSLQSVFRRYVDQHIITRVRGFPLGPDPETPLGYVDFYDLTRDHVHMVGWCLASRVVLGDGRQSADMRPNIARPDVTGVPGMPDHQQLGFELRLPRGNVGLTITTIADGLHYDQPVPGPGGLPMAMARLGLLPGFLGRLARSLPLFLRWRLTNDDRQRGLLRSALALDDRPSHSTTMPDRLFLPADTPPRIPPATPVTLILPIHNAFSLLPEMLDRVLRHTDLPFRLIVIEDCSTDLAVRPFLRHWRDGLGPGAPVELIENRENLGFVGSVNLGLQRADTLGNHIILLNSDALVPEGWASRLLRPICEDETVASVTPMSNDAEIYSVPLICQPSTLAPGQAEAIDRVARRLTPGITQGAAPTAVGFCMAINHAYLARVPQFDTGFGRGYGEEVDWCQKVKALGGRHLGLSGLFVEHRGGESFGQVQKQELLRQSGIILTRRYPRFDADVQNFIAADPLAAGRVALAIAWAASLSPDPLPIYLAHSLGGGAETCLEREITRHIATGTPIIVLRVGSGPRMQVDLHTGRGRITGAADSLDLVADLLACIPARHVIYSCGVGDRDPASLPGFLTRLKRGAQDRLEILFHDFFPLSPSYVLLGDDGRFAGLPARDTISKRHSVLRADGRRVLLGEWRALWGEAISAADQLTVFSQSSRALVARAYPGMEARIRVKPHEMPDMSPLLSTARPGPRPVLGVLGDIGLQKGAAVISDLCAALDGQNTRPFDLAIIGNFDSHYPLPDWVTVHGRYACADIPDLVARYHLSHWLIPSVWPETFSFTTHEALATGLPVICFDLGAQAEALCAAGPPHHILPMTDTAQLITNLSAVICRTQEGITKTGD